In Pseudoalteromonas sp. MM1, a single window of DNA contains:
- a CDS encoding isoaspartyl peptidase/L-asparaginase family protein, with protein MKKTVLLSVLASSCLAFSMHVFSEQAPFAIAIHGGAGTIEKAKFTPEKEKAYRAKLAEAVEAGYSVLEKGGESLDAITTAIKVLEQSPYFNAGRGAVYTYDGSHELDASIMDGRNRQAGAVAGVKHIESPIQLARLVMDNSVHVMLSGQGAEEFAKEQGVALIENNIFDTKHRYEALLKAKQKLEKEKATSKNYQAAHKALPTNYKMGTVGAVALDKNGNLAAGTSTGGMTAKRFGRIGDAPVIGAGTFAENESCAVSATGHGEYFIRYSVASDICARVKYQNKTIEQAGDEVINHVLAPIGGTGGVIIVDAKGHISMPFNTSGMYRASKSNTQATFVGIFKEQ; from the coding sequence ATGAAAAAAACAGTTTTATTATCGGTTTTAGCCAGCAGTTGCTTAGCCTTCAGTATGCATGTATTTAGCGAACAAGCCCCGTTTGCCATTGCGATTCATGGTGGAGCAGGCACAATTGAAAAAGCAAAATTTACCCCAGAGAAAGAAAAAGCCTACCGAGCTAAACTAGCCGAAGCAGTAGAGGCCGGTTACAGCGTGCTTGAAAAAGGTGGCGAAAGCTTAGATGCAATTACCACAGCCATTAAAGTATTAGAACAGTCACCTTATTTTAATGCCGGGCGCGGTGCAGTGTACACCTATGATGGCAGCCATGAACTTGATGCCTCGATAATGGATGGACGAAACCGACAAGCGGGTGCAGTTGCTGGTGTAAAGCACATAGAAAGCCCAATTCAATTAGCCCGTTTAGTAATGGATAACTCAGTACACGTAATGCTAAGCGGCCAAGGCGCTGAAGAATTTGCAAAAGAGCAGGGCGTTGCGCTGATAGAAAATAATATATTTGATACTAAGCATCGTTATGAAGCACTTTTAAAAGCAAAGCAAAAATTAGAAAAAGAAAAAGCCACCAGCAAAAACTATCAAGCTGCGCATAAAGCCCTGCCAACAAATTATAAAATGGGCACCGTAGGCGCTGTGGCACTTGATAAAAATGGCAATTTAGCCGCAGGTACTTCTACAGGTGGCATGACCGCAAAGCGCTTTGGCCGCATTGGTGATGCGCCAGTGATTGGTGCGGGTACATTTGCAGAAAACGAGTCGTGTGCGGTGTCGGCCACTGGACACGGCGAGTATTTTATTCGCTACAGTGTTGCAAGCGATATTTGCGCGCGTGTTAAATATCAAAATAAAACCATTGAACAAGCAGGGGATGAGGTTATTAACCACGTGCTTGCACCTATAGGCGGCACAGGTGGCGTTATTATTGTGGATGCTAAAGGCCATATTAGTATGCCATTTAATACCTCGGGCATGTACCGAGCGAGCAAATCGAACACGCAAGCAACCTTTGTGGGAATTTTTAAAGAGCAATAG
- a CDS encoding SapC family protein, translating into MAEQQVQPLHNEKHANTKIQNGINVEFMKTQHLVPVVAHEFARVANEFPMSFVKNNESGTFQAVAMFGLEPGENLFVEDGKWTAAFAPMASTRYPLGLVKHPEQDQYGIVIDEASSLVGEEEGNALFENGEETEYLKRRKESLVSFIEFSQVTEAFTKYLADKELLVAQTLTVDIKGEKKDINGIYLIDEKKLNSLSDEEFLELRKRGYLAPIYSFLTSTHQVARLARLKAKQSA; encoded by the coding sequence ATGGCGGAGCAACAAGTACAGCCTTTACACAACGAAAAGCATGCCAACACTAAAATTCAAAACGGCATCAACGTTGAATTTATGAAAACTCAACATTTAGTGCCAGTAGTTGCACACGAGTTTGCACGCGTAGCAAATGAATTTCCAATGTCTTTTGTTAAAAACAACGAAAGCGGTACTTTCCAAGCAGTTGCAATGTTTGGTCTAGAGCCAGGCGAAAACCTGTTTGTAGAAGATGGCAAATGGACAGCAGCTTTTGCTCCTATGGCATCAACGCGTTACCCACTAGGTCTAGTAAAGCATCCTGAGCAAGATCAATACGGTATTGTGATTGACGAAGCCAGCTCACTTGTTGGTGAAGAAGAAGGTAATGCATTATTTGAAAACGGCGAAGAAACAGAGTACTTGAAGCGTCGTAAAGAGTCTTTAGTGTCTTTCATTGAGTTTTCTCAAGTAACAGAAGCATTCACTAAATACTTAGCTGATAAAGAGCTACTAGTAGCGCAAACGCTAACTGTAGACATTAAAGGCGAGAAAAAAGACATCAACGGTATTTACCTTATCGATGAGAAAAAACTAAACTCACTTAGCGATGAAGAGTTTTTAGAGCTTCGTAAGCGTGGTTACTTAGCACCTATTTATTCGTTCTTAACATCTACTCACCAAGTAGCTCGTTTAGCACGTTTAAAAGCAAAACAAAGCGCGTAA
- the pgl gene encoding 6-phosphogluconolactonase encodes MATLVEKFFDSKGELTAELSHTLEQSLRDGIKSDGRAVLMVSGGSSPAPAYKHLSTLDLDWQNVDVAMVDERWVEPNHEKSNEAFIKSTLLQNYGSAANFITMKNDAATAEQGTQVCEAAYSALKAPYDVTILGMGPDGHTASLFPHAQGLEHGLTTQQTVCAINAIESDVTGSITERMTLTLNAIANSKVVKLLISGEEKLAVYKQAKAGGEVNDMPLRAVLNHPSINIEVYWAP; translated from the coding sequence ATGGCAACACTTGTTGAAAAATTTTTTGACTCAAAAGGTGAGTTAACCGCTGAGCTATCACATACGCTTGAGCAATCTTTACGTGATGGTATTAAAAGTGATGGCCGTGCTGTGCTAATGGTATCGGGTGGTTCGTCTCCTGCGCCGGCGTACAAGCATTTATCAACGCTTGATTTAGATTGGCAAAACGTTGATGTTGCCATGGTGGATGAGCGCTGGGTTGAGCCAAACCATGAAAAAAGTAACGAAGCGTTTATAAAAAGCACTTTATTACAAAATTACGGCAGTGCAGCAAACTTCATTACAATGAAAAACGATGCCGCAACGGCCGAGCAGGGCACACAAGTATGTGAAGCCGCTTATAGTGCTTTAAAAGCACCGTACGATGTAACTATATTAGGCATGGGCCCAGATGGCCATACAGCGTCTTTGTTCCCACATGCGCAGGGCCTTGAGCATGGTTTAACAACCCAGCAAACTGTGTGCGCTATTAACGCTATAGAAAGTGACGTCACAGGCAGCATTACAGAGCGCATGACGCTAACGTTAAATGCAATAGCAAACTCAAAAGTGGTCAAGTTACTTATAAGCGGTGAAGAAAAGCTAGCGGTTTACAAGCAAGCTAAAGCGGGAGGCGAGGTAAACGATATGCCACTTCGCGCAGTGCTTAATCACCCGAGCATTAATATAGAAGTATATTGGGCGCCTTAA